One segment of Gemmatimonadota bacterium DNA contains the following:
- a CDS encoding DUF5069 domain-containing protein: protein MAGTIPLISSGVAGPAGVLHLPRLWSKVLLGATGNLEEGYDQCGLGYDQMVLDGLGLDRDATVAYLTENLPSYPEFEAWVIAQSGGSLDSNAVAELNAAIEGYNHADDVRGAILGAAGIDDDGTILDAVNLNNLDDWTEFHAQLTG from the coding sequence ATGGCAGGAACAATCCCCCTCATCAGTTCAGGTGTAGCAGGACCAGCGGGCGTACTCCATCTACCTCGCCTGTGGAGCAAAGTCCTGTTGGGCGCCACGGGCAACCTCGAAGAAGGATATGACCAGTGTGGACTGGGCTACGACCAGATGGTACTCGATGGTCTGGGCCTCGACCGCGATGCCACCGTCGCCTATCTCACCGAAAATCTGCCCTCCTATCCGGAATTCGAAGCATGGGTTATCGCACAGAGCGGCGGCAGCCTCGACAGCAATGCCGTTGCAGAACTCAACGCCGCAATTGAGGGCTATAATCACGCAGACGATGTCCGCGGGGCCATCCTCGGTGCAGCGGGCATTGACGACGACGGCACAATTCTCGACGCCGTCAACCTGAACAACCTCGATGACTGGACAGAGTTTCACGCCCAACTGACGGGATAG
- a CDS encoding response regulator, with product MSKILIAEDDGPTRVLVEAILEDAGYTTEIVTDGKKAYDRIATTPFDLLLTDIWMPGLNGLELLSKVKTLPSPPPVIVMTSDDTSDTLLKAIREQAYHYIPKPIDPQELTRLVQDGLSASRQETFIEVTSATPNWVELLVPCDQKSAGRMRNFVMQLEAGLPEDLRETIAMSFYELLANAIEWGGQLDPSKKVRIAFLRFERMLMFRIADPGSGFDMEELEHAALNNPDDPIAHMSVRENRGLRPGGFGLLMVKTSADELIYNEARNEVAFVKYLDLPKDTNR from the coding sequence ATGTCCAAAATATTAATCGCTGAAGACGACGGCCCAACCAGAGTACTGGTAGAAGCCATACTCGAAGACGCCGGATACACAACAGAAATAGTAACCGATGGAAAAAAGGCTTATGATCGAATCGCCACAACGCCATTCGACTTGCTCCTTACAGATATATGGATGCCCGGACTCAACGGTTTGGAATTATTGTCAAAAGTAAAAACCCTGCCCTCACCCCCGCCAGTCATCGTCATGACCTCCGATGACACCTCAGACACCCTCCTCAAAGCAATCCGCGAACAGGCATACCACTATATCCCAAAACCCATAGATCCACAGGAATTGACACGCCTCGTCCAGGATGGCCTCAGTGCAAGCCGCCAGGAAACATTTATCGAAGTGACATCGGCAACCCCAAACTGGGTTGAACTTCTGGTGCCCTGCGATCAAAAATCAGCGGGACGGATGCGCAATTTCGTGATGCAATTAGAAGCCGGTCTGCCCGAAGATCTCCGCGAAACCATCGCGATGTCATTCTACGAACTCCTCGCCAATGCCATCGAATGGGGCGGACAACTCGACCCGAGCAAAAAGGTTCGAATCGCATTTCTCCGCTTTGAACGCATGCTCATGTTCCGCATAGCAGATCCCGGATCGGGCTTTGACATGGAGGAACTCGAACATGCAGCCCTCAACAACCCCGATGATCCCATCGCCCACATGAGCGTCAGAGAAAACCGGGGGTTGCGCCCGGGTGGGTTTGGCCTGTTAATGGTCAAAACCAGCGCAGACGAATTGATCTACAACGAAGCGCGCAACGAAGTGGCCTTTGTCAAATACCTCGACCTCCCAAAAGACACCAATAGATAA
- a CDS encoding Hpt domain-containing protein — protein MADLTKSCDALIIDRNPIHRHLLYAILEQKGYQVVAVPELPEQALSYRFAMIDIDECENIEQQIARAQSDIPIIGLVSHEKHDQPCLNAGATATLIRPIRADQLVAVLQNLNVQPENVQTPPIDINRIMTRVGGRKQILKKMIDVFLEELPDQIAALHRAIDQQSPEDLRQAAHALKGSVANFDAKAAYETAFALEQMGKTNNLSQATATCQTLERELSAVQNALKELTYSF, from the coding sequence ATGGCCGATCTCACAAAATCTTGCGACGCGCTCATAATAGACCGCAACCCCATCCATCGCCACCTGCTCTACGCGATCCTCGAGCAAAAGGGCTATCAGGTCGTCGCAGTTCCCGAACTGCCCGAACAAGCCCTGTCTTACCGTTTCGCGATGATCGACATAGATGAGTGTGAAAATATTGAACAACAAATTGCGCGGGCGCAATCGGACATTCCTATTATTGGTCTCGTATCACACGAAAAACACGATCAACCCTGTCTCAACGCAGGTGCTACAGCAACGCTAATCCGCCCTATCCGCGCAGACCAACTCGTCGCCGTCCTGCAAAATCTGAATGTGCAGCCCGAAAATGTCCAAACACCTCCTATTGACATCAATCGTATCATGACAAGGGTAGGTGGAAGAAAGCAAATATTAAAAAAAATGATAGATGTTTTCCTGGAAGAATTACCCGATCAGATCGCCGCATTGCACCGGGCAATTGACCAGCAATCGCCCGAAGACCTGCGCCAGGCAGCCCATGCGCTGAAGGGTTCCGTGGCCAATTTTGATGCCAAAGCAGCATATGAAACAGCTTTCGCACTAGAGCAAATGGGCAAAACGAACAACTTGAGCCAGGCCACCGCAACCTGCCAAACGCTCGAACGCGAGTTATCCGCAGTTCAAAACGCACTCAAAGAACTCACATATTCCTTTTGA
- a CDS encoding M20/M25/M40 family metallo-hydrolase yields the protein MIQTRDLIAAIDREWVAERTLELVDIYSVTMDEAEVCRAYCDMMCGIGLDVDVREVTPGRNNLYVRIAGQGDGPSLMLNGHLDTIPVGDCPPARREGNRVYGRGSTDMKGGMAAALGAVKALMESGVELRGDLWLTAVVGHEEIEAQKDGPLALIADRNSGRIGGDRILIVEGRDALWVMSMGSMVFTIDLESDAGGKHTQYVPFEENPIRFVGALIERIHQYQLELDDGPAHALAGAERIDLGIVNGGDYFNRTPLCCTLTGTRRWLPGRTAPQVLAELEDLARPFAEAGKLRLRVEMEHEREPFETLADDAAVQAVARAHTQVTGQDAELVGMRIVGDANLYVHGTGVPTFYYGPSNETAHADVEWVEVDRLEKATQVYALAAADYCGLVGER from the coding sequence GTGATACAGACACGAGATCTCATAGCGGCTATTGACCGGGAATGGGTGGCTGAGCGGACTTTGGAATTGGTCGATATATACAGTGTTACGATGGACGAAGCCGAAGTCTGCCGCGCGTATTGCGATATGATGTGTGGGATTGGTCTGGATGTGGATGTGCGGGAAGTTACTCCGGGGCGGAATAATCTCTACGTGCGCATCGCGGGGCAGGGGGATGGTCCTTCCCTGATGCTCAATGGCCATCTCGATACGATTCCCGTGGGGGATTGTCCGCCCGCTCGTCGCGAGGGCAACCGCGTGTACGGGCGGGGGTCAACCGATATGAAGGGGGGGATGGCTGCGGCGTTGGGTGCTGTTAAGGCGCTCATGGAAAGTGGTGTGGAATTGCGGGGTGATTTGTGGCTGACGGCGGTTGTGGGACACGAGGAGATTGAGGCGCAAAAGGACGGGCCGCTGGCGCTGATTGCCGATCGCAATAGTGGTCGGATTGGCGGGGATCGGATCTTGATTGTCGAGGGCCGCGATGCGCTGTGGGTGATGAGCATGGGGTCGATGGTTTTTACTATTGACCTTGAATCGGATGCTGGCGGCAAGCACACGCAGTACGTGCCTTTTGAGGAGAATCCGATCCGTTTTGTGGGTGCGCTGATTGAGCGGATCCACCAGTATCAGCTTGAACTCGACGACGGACCAGCACACGCGCTTGCAGGTGCAGAGCGGATCGATCTGGGTATTGTCAACGGGGGCGATTATTTTAATCGCACGCCCCTGTGTTGTACGCTGACCGGGACCCGGCGCTGGTTGCCGGGGCGCACTGCGCCACAGGTGTTGGCGGAGTTGGAAGACCTGGCGCGGCCATTTGCCGAGGCGGGGAAGTTGCGCCTGCGGGTTGAGATGGAGCACGAGCGCGAGCCTTTTGAGACCCTCGCCGACGATGCGGCAGTGCAGGCGGTTGCCCGGGCGCATACACAGGTGACGGGTCAGGATGCGGAGCTGGTGGGGATGCGGATTGTGGGGGATGCCAATTTATACGTGCATGGGACGGGGGTGCCGACTTTTTATTACGGTCCCTCGAATGAGACGGCACACGCAGATGTGGAGTGGGTAGAGGTGGATCGGTTGGAGAAGGCAACGCAGGTGTACGCGTTGGCTGCGGCTGACTATTGTGGTCTTGTGGGAGAGAGATGA
- a CDS encoding ABC transporter substrate-binding protein, with translation MLQNIRSIIAIALAAGIIWNCGGERVTQSEIGTNEQIGRPLSKLAAQQNASHAVIIATVQQDDAPVSGAKVEFARSIAGQKADYQWSAMTDENGRARIEITAGNGYYQARASQDGIEIGSWTSIPINEGDKVRLNLPIGEKAQIALEGLPAEITIGIVMPMTGQLGAGGLLLQAAFDLAREEINRSSLLGGSKIKFITEDNRSTPEGSVEAYNKLIHRDGVSVIIGPFTSSDAKEAFPIAQQNEVVAISPTSASPGLSAMGDFLFRASLTVNWLIPRGVTATHEQLGYQKVATIFQAGDVFAQNSDAIIKEILLQNGVEVLITESFHVGQTDFSEQLTRIKESNPDAIFLSALPITEANDIMIQTRQIGIPPEVHFITQTLTPGEIERAGAAAEGAISFTAWTSTADTPGNRAFVENYTMRAGVEPSAFTAQSYATVHILANAIANAQSVDSRAIRDALAKTRDLDTILGKFSFDANGDGIYNPVILIVRNGRLEVFSSSPQRKEIPIGVVLPLTGHLATLSPAIKNGLELAREEINQSPLLGGTKIEFIIEDNETTSAGTIVAYNKLIHQDGISVIIGPFASTTTREAFPIAQQNRIVAISPTAAAHGLSEIGDFVFRTIITVDRFVPVSVKTTHEKLGYQRVAAIYQSDDVFSQSNHQAITDALQQNGVEVIISETFQTGDTDFSEQLTRIKESNPDAIFLSALPVEKEAVLIQTRQIGIPAEVHFITVSLTTGNVQRAGAAAEGAISITSWSSLADTPGNRAFVENYMTKYHSEPDEFVAQAYTTVYILANAIAAAPSTDSEAIRDAMAHITNLDTILGKFSFDAKGDAIYNPIILIVRNGKFEVFNP, from the coding sequence ATGTTGCAAAATATTCGCAGTATAATCGCAATAGCCCTCGCCGCAGGAATAATATGGAACTGTGGCGGTGAGCGCGTAACGCAGTCAGAAATAGGGACAAACGAACAAATTGGCCGTCCCCTGAGCAAATTAGCTGCACAACAAAATGCGTCACACGCTGTAATCATAGCTACTGTACAGCAGGATGACGCACCCGTAAGCGGTGCAAAAGTAGAATTTGCGCGTTCTATTGCGGGACAAAAAGCAGATTATCAGTGGTCAGCCATGACCGATGAGAATGGTCGTGCGCGGATAGAGATCACAGCGGGCAATGGCTATTATCAAGCGCGCGCCTCACAGGACGGAATCGAGATCGGATCCTGGACCAGCATTCCAATTAACGAAGGCGACAAAGTACGGCTCAACTTGCCCATCGGCGAGAAAGCACAGATAGCATTAGAAGGTCTCCCAGCAGAAATTACCATTGGCATCGTCATGCCAATGACGGGCCAACTCGGTGCGGGTGGTCTATTGCTTCAAGCTGCCTTCGACCTCGCGCGTGAAGAAATCAACCGTTCATCGCTACTCGGCGGGTCAAAAATAAAATTCATCACAGAAGACAACCGCAGCACCCCAGAAGGCTCTGTTGAAGCTTATAACAAACTGATTCATCGCGATGGCGTATCCGTCATCATCGGTCCATTCACCTCAAGTGATGCCAAAGAAGCTTTTCCCATTGCCCAACAAAACGAAGTCGTGGCGATTAGTCCAACCTCGGCCTCTCCCGGCCTTAGCGCAATGGGCGATTTCCTCTTCCGCGCCAGTCTCACGGTTAACTGGCTCATACCCCGTGGCGTCACGGCCACGCATGAGCAACTCGGCTATCAAAAAGTAGCCACAATATTCCAGGCTGGCGACGTCTTTGCCCAAAATAGCGACGCAATAATCAAAGAAATACTCCTTCAAAACGGCGTCGAAGTTTTGATAACAGAGTCCTTCCATGTTGGTCAAACCGACTTCTCGGAACAATTAACCCGAATAAAAGAATCGAATCCAGACGCCATCTTCCTCTCTGCGCTACCGATAACAGAAGCGAATGACATTATGATCCAGACGCGGCAAATCGGTATTCCCCCCGAAGTCCACTTCATCACGCAGACCCTGACCCCAGGCGAAATAGAACGCGCAGGTGCTGCCGCCGAAGGAGCGATTAGTTTTACCGCCTGGACCAGCACGGCTGACACCCCGGGAAATCGCGCCTTTGTCGAAAATTACACGATGAGAGCTGGTGTCGAACCCAGCGCATTCACCGCACAATCTTATGCTACCGTCCATATCCTGGCAAACGCCATCGCCAATGCCCAATCAGTTGACTCAAGAGCCATCCGAGACGCCCTGGCAAAAACCAGAGACCTGGACACAATTCTGGGCAAATTCTCTTTTGACGCCAATGGAGATGGGATTTACAACCCGGTTATACTGATCGTCAGAAATGGCAGACTCGAAGTCTTCAGTTCGTCACCGCAGAGAAAAGAAATACCCATTGGCGTCGTCCTGCCTCTGACAGGCCATCTTGCGACACTTAGCCCTGCGATAAAAAATGGTCTCGAACTCGCGCGCGAAGAAATCAACCAATCACCGCTACTCGGCGGAACGAAAATCGAGTTTATTATAGAAGACAATGAGACCACCTCAGCGGGGACAATTGTAGCTTATAATAAACTGATTCATCAAGATGGCATATCTGTCATCATCGGCCCGTTCGCCTCAACTACGACTCGAGAGGCTTTTCCCATTGCCCAACAAAATCGGATCGTGGCGATTAGCCCGACCGCCGCCGCCCATGGCCTCAGCGAAATAGGCGATTTTGTCTTTCGCACGATTATTACCGTAGATCGCTTCGTGCCCGTTAGTGTTAAGACTACACATGAGAAACTCGGCTATCAGAGAGTCGCTGCCATATATCAAAGTGATGATGTCTTTTCCCAGAGCAATCATCAGGCGATTACAGACGCACTCCAACAGAATGGCGTCGAAGTGATTATCTCAGAAACTTTCCAAACCGGCGACACCGACTTCTCGGAACAATTAACCCGAATAAAAGAATCGAATCCAGACGCCATCTTCCTCTCCGCATTACCCGTGGAAAAGGAGGCAGTTCTGATCCAGACTCGGCAAATCGGTATCCCCGCCGAAGTTCACTTTATCACGGTGTCTTTGACCACAGGCAATGTACAACGCGCGGGTGCCGCCGCCGAAGGGGCGATTAGCATTACATCCTGGAGCAGCCTGGCTGACACACCTGGAAATCGCGCCTTTGTCGAAAATTACATGACGAAGTACCATTCCGAACCAGACGAATTCGTCGCACAAGCATACACCACCGTCTATATCCTCGCAAACGCCATCGCCGCTGCTCCATCAACTGATTCAGAGGCAATTCGAGACGCAATGGCGCATATCACAAACCTGGACACAATTTTAGGCAAATTCTCTTTCGACGCCAAAGGAGACGCGATTTACAACCCGATCATCTTGATCGTCAGAAATGGCAAATTTGAGGTCTTTAATCCATAG
- a CDS encoding DUF368 domain-containing protein: MEEMAHGPKRSLKSYFGIALRGVCMGAADVVPGVSGGTMALITGIYEELILSIRSFDARSARLLMGLRIRDLLDYVRWPFLCALVAGILVAIFSLSRAITYLLDNEPVFLWSFFFGLVLASVFTVGRRIPQWNLRMFLGAVGATLGAYFLVGLVPVEMPHSPPYIFCSAVVAICAMILPGISGSFVLVLLGQYPYLLNAVNTRDLFTIALFGAGAVVGLMAFSRVLNWFFRHYHDLTIALLTGLMLGSLRKIWPWKETVETMVNGHGEVVPLVQVNALPEVWSGEVMGAIGFALLGLVLVLVLERLAGRK; the protein is encoded by the coding sequence ATGGAAGAGATGGCGCACGGACCAAAGCGGTCTTTGAAAAGCTATTTCGGTATTGCGCTGAGGGGCGTGTGCATGGGGGCTGCCGATGTTGTGCCCGGTGTGTCGGGGGGCACTATGGCGCTGATTACGGGGATTTATGAAGAGCTGATTCTTTCGATTCGTTCTTTTGATGCGCGATCGGCACGGCTTCTGATGGGGTTGCGTATAAGAGATTTGCTCGATTATGTGCGGTGGCCTTTTTTGTGCGCGCTTGTCGCGGGGATTCTCGTTGCGATTTTTTCACTGTCGCGCGCGATTACTTATTTGCTGGACAATGAGCCTGTTTTCCTGTGGTCTTTTTTCTTTGGGCTGGTGCTGGCATCTGTTTTTACGGTGGGTAGGCGCATCCCACAGTGGAATTTGAGGATGTTTTTGGGTGCTGTTGGAGCGACGCTGGGCGCGTATTTTTTGGTCGGGTTGGTGCCGGTTGAAATGCCGCACAGTCCGCCGTATATTTTTTGTTCTGCTGTGGTTGCGATTTGCGCGATGATTTTACCCGGTATTTCCGGGTCCTTTGTGCTGGTTTTGCTGGGGCAATATCCGTATCTTCTCAACGCGGTCAATACGCGCGATCTGTTTACAATTGCACTATTTGGTGCAGGTGCTGTGGTCGGACTGATGGCTTTTTCGCGCGTTTTGAACTGGTTTTTTCGGCATTATCACGATTTGACGATTGCGCTGTTGACCGGGTTGATGCTGGGGTCGCTCAGGAAGATCTGGCCGTGGAAAGAGACGGTGGAGACAATGGTCAATGGGCACGGCGAGGTGGTGCCTCTGGTGCAGGTGAATGCGTTGCCCGAGGTGTGGTCGGGCGAGGTGATGGGGGCAATAGGATTCGCGCTTTTGGGGCTGGTGCTTGTGCTCGTTCTCGAGCGTTTGGCCGGACGCAAGTAG
- a CDS encoding NAD(P)-dependent oxidoreductase, translated as MANSDYKIGVVGVGRMGANIARHLNDEGFSVEAVYDIRAEVASDLASELGCQAHTELAGVTAAADYIITVVTDDAAMGTIYAGSGDSLLQGAQGKVFINCATITPQIHVDVEGLAKRAGANSLEGCMASSITQAREGTLYLMCGGKRAVFDQASPILESMSTNLIYIGEAGQAAQVKALVNMVMNINTAGLAEGLGLGAALGLDLNMLMEVFSQTGANSRVLETDGEDMVIRDHECYFSADHAAKDSGIALSLAYDAGVNLPLAEATKAQFELLKEKGKGDLDKSGVAELTFPGRDD; from the coding sequence ATGGCAAATTCAGATTACAAAATTGGCGTGGTTGGCGTTGGTCGAATGGGCGCGAATATTGCGCGACATCTCAACGATGAGGGGTTTTCGGTCGAGGCGGTGTACGATATCCGCGCAGAGGTCGCATCGGATCTCGCCAGCGAGTTGGGTTGTCAGGCACATACGGAACTCGCGGGTGTGACGGCTGCTGCGGATTATATTATTACGGTTGTGACAGATGACGCTGCAATGGGGACTATTTATGCCGGGTCTGGCGATAGTCTGCTGCAAGGTGCTCAGGGCAAGGTTTTTATCAATTGCGCGACGATTACGCCACAGATTCACGTGGATGTGGAAGGTCTTGCAAAACGGGCGGGTGCAAATAGTTTGGAGGGGTGCATGGCCAGCAGTATTACACAGGCGCGTGAAGGGACGCTGTATTTGATGTGCGGCGGTAAACGCGCTGTTTTTGACCAGGCGAGTCCGATTCTCGAGTCTATGAGTACAAATTTGATCTATATCGGCGAAGCGGGGCAGGCCGCGCAGGTCAAGGCACTCGTCAATATGGTTATGAATATCAATACCGCTGGTCTGGCAGAGGGGCTGGGGTTGGGTGCCGCGCTTGGCCTGGATTTGAATATGCTCATGGAGGTGTTTTCACAAACGGGGGCAAATTCCCGCGTGCTGGAGACCGATGGGGAGGATATGGTCATACGCGATCACGAGTGTTATTTTTCGGCCGATCATGCGGCGAAAGATTCGGGGATTGCGCTTTCGCTCGCTTATGACGCGGGTGTCAATCTGCCATTGGCAGAGGCGACAAAGGCCCAGTTTGAGCTTTTGAAAGAGAAGGGTAAGGGCGATTTGGATAAATCGGGTGTTGCTGAGTTGACTTTCCCGGGGCGGGATGATTAG
- a CDS encoding helix-turn-helix domain-containing protein, producing the protein MDKQKILIVDHDLLVISELAGFLWDEPYEICLAGYGIEGLEILRQEEIDLAVVELHVEGIDGITLLKHVKEEKIQTAMLIMTSLRSAELGEQLIKAGAASVFDKPIEREVFLTQVKRYMPPRDMWKTRFEVFLEEYYSNPDLKFEDVMRYFRFSKSHGYALFKKHLGKTFREALREIRIEKAKLLIEETPLSIFEIAAHCGFRSSSRLNEAFKRLYGLSPRAYRKKEDIRVRN; encoded by the coding sequence ATGGACAAGCAGAAAATTTTGATTGTAGATCATGACCTGCTTGTAATCTCAGAGCTTGCAGGATTCTTGTGGGATGAACCCTATGAAATATGCCTGGCAGGATATGGGATAGAAGGTCTTGAAATTTTAAGACAAGAGGAGATTGATCTTGCTGTTGTTGAGCTACATGTAGAGGGTATAGATGGTATAACGCTATTGAAGCATGTGAAGGAGGAAAAAATTCAGACAGCTATGTTGATCATGACGAGTTTGAGATCTGCAGAATTGGGCGAACAACTGATCAAGGCTGGCGCTGCAAGTGTATTTGACAAACCAATAGAGAGAGAAGTTTTTTTGACACAGGTCAAAAGATATATGCCTCCACGAGATATGTGGAAGACCAGATTTGAAGTATTTTTGGAGGAGTATTACAGCAATCCAGATCTAAAATTTGAAGACGTCATGCGCTATTTCCGATTTTCTAAGTCGCATGGTTACGCATTGTTCAAAAAACATTTGGGCAAGACCTTCCGTGAAGCATTGAGGGAGATTAGAATTGAAAAGGCAAAATTATTGATTGAAGAAACGCCATTGTCAATTTTTGAAATTGCAGCACACTGTGGTTTTCGTTCATCATCGCGTTTAAACGAAGCTTTTAAGAGATTATATGGTCTGTCTCCTCGTGCTTATCGAAAAAAAGAGGACATACGCGTAAGAAATTAG